TTATCGTAATCGGTACATCTTCTTCTGAATCGGCTTTACCAGCTATGATGCGAAAGTTAGAAAACTACGGTTGCGGGAAGCAAGTAGTAGGTTTAGTAGTACCTACCGGGTATTCCTTTAACTTGGACGGAACATCTATTTACTTATCGATGGCAGCATTATTCATCGCACAAGCATATGGTGTTGATTTATCTTGGTTAGAAATTATCACACTTCTTGGGGTATTAATGATTACTTCAAAAGGGGCTGCCGGTGTAACGGGTTCGGGATTCATTACATTAGCTGCAACATTAGCTGCATTCCCGATGGTACCACTTGAAGGAATTGCATTATTAATCGGCGTTGACCGCTTCATGTCTGAAGCTCGTGCAGTAACAAACATTATTGGTAATGGTGTAGCATGTGTCGTAGTGGCAAAATCCGAAAATGACTTTGACGAGGAAATGGCTGCAAAGGCGATTCCTGTACGTAACTAGAAATTTCAATAATAAGGCGAAAACTCTTAAGTAAAAGCCCATTTTTCTAACACTCGAGAAAAATGGGCTTTTTGATTTTCACATTAAATAAACTGGAACGGCTCTGTATTGATTTTTGACTGAATAAATTCAACAGGTAATTTTTGATCCTCACATAAAGAAGCCATTTTTTCTGCCACACCTTTAATCATGACCTTTTCGACATGGTGACCCGGATCAATAATGCTCAATCCATCCACTTCTGCATCCTGTGCCATATGGAAGCCGATATCTCCTGTTACAAATACATCCGCCCCTGCATATTTTGCAGTGCGAATATATTTATTGCCGTCTCCTCCGACAACTGCAACCTTCTGGACAATACGATCCAAAGGTCCAACTGCGCGCAGACAAGGCACGTCCAGCTGCACTTTCACAAATTCAGCAAATTCCCGTAATGTCATCGGTTGTTTTAACTTACCGATTCGGCCAAGTCCTTGTTCATTCGTGTCAACATCCATCGTAAACAGATCATATGCAGGCTCTTCGTACGGGTGGTTGTTTAGCATAGCTTTTAATATTTTATTTTTCATCGATCTCGGGAACACGACTTCCACCTTTTCCTCTTCCTCGATGTGAAGCTCACCGATTTCCCCTACAGCCGGGTCTGCTCCTTCTGTAGCACGGAAACGGCCTTTACCTTGCAATGTATAGCTGCACGCCTCATAGTGGCCTAAACGACCTGCTCCGGCTTTAGCCAGTACTTCACGCAAAGCATCTGCATCATCGACAGGAACGAATACGGCTAGCTTCATCATTTTTTCTTCGAAGGTAACCTCCAGAATTTTACGATCTTCCAGTTTTAGTGCATCTGCCAGTAAATCATTGACTCCGCCCGGTGCTACGTCAAGATTCGTATGCGCTGCATAGACTGCAATATCATTTTTCAGGCACTTTTCATACAGTGCCCCTTTCGGATTATCTGTACGCAAGTTCGAGAGCTTCATGAAAATCGGCGGATGATGTGCAATAATAAGCTCACAGCCGTTGTCGATCGCCTCATCAACGACTTCATTTGTCACGTCCAGTGTTACAAGTACTTTTGAAATCGGTTTATTTAATGTACCAATGGCCAATCCGATCGGGTCATTCGGCATGCAGGCATATTTTTTAGGTGACCATGATTCAAATAGTTGGATAATCTCGTTGCCATTTACGGATTTCACGCAATCGCCTCCTGTACCATTTTAATGTAATGTGTAAGTTGTTCATACTTTTCCTGATTTTCAGGTGTTTTTTCCGCTTCTGAAATCGCTTGTTGAACACGCTGCCAATTTGCGATTTCACGTGACCATTTTTCAATGAAAACAGGTACTTTCGTTTCCATGAGCTTTGGCCCAAGCAATGTTTGCGCTTCGTTTAATTTCATTTCCCCGCGCTGTAATACAAGGACTTCGTAAATTTTTCCGTCCTCTTCTAAAATGACCTCATCCTGGATTGCCCAGCCATTTGCCATTGCCCATTCACGGATCGCTTTTGCATGAATATTCGGCTGTAAAATTAAACGTGTTACCGTTTTTAAAGCTTGTGGATGTTTTTCTAATATGGACACAATTAGTGGTCCGCCCATCCCTGCAATTGTAACAGCTGTAATTTCATCCGCTTCTTCAACAGCAGCCAGCCCATCTGCCATGCGTACTGTAATTTTATCTGTTAAGCCTTCAGTGCGAACTTGTTTTACGGCTGATTCATAAGGTCCTTTTACAACCTCTCCTGCTACTGCACGCGCAGCAATTCCTTTATGCACTAAATAACATGGTAAATAGGCATGGTCACTTCCGATATCCGCTACAATGGCTCCTGTCGGAACAAATGAAGCGACCGTTTCAAGTCGTTTTGAAAGTTTTTGTGCGTTCATATTTATATATCCTCTTTTCTATATCACAAACTACCCCTATTATATAGAACTTTTACATAAACGTCTCTTTCCAGAATATAAAAAAGTGCAGAACCGGATCACTCCATTTCTGCACTTGGCTATTCATTATAAACCTGAAATATATTCAGCTACAGCATCTGCTTCCGCTTCATTTTTAAGAATTGGAGGCATATTGCCGTTTTCCGAACCATTTAATGCGTAATCTTTAATATGCTCAGCATCTAATCCAACGATTGAAGGACCTCCACCACCAGTTAAATCACCACCGTGGCACGAAATACAGTTCTTTTGAGCAATATCTTCACCATTTAATTCAGCAGTTTCCCCTGAATGTTCGCCGTCCGCACTGTTTTTATCAGCTGCACCCTCAAATGACATGAAGAAAATTAGTCCGATACCGAATGCCATGATAAGTACGTAAGGAATAAGTGGATTGTTTCTCATTGCGTTCCCCTCCCTCATTAAATATTCTATTTCATGCTAGACTTTTGCCTAGTAAACAATATTAATTGTACTTGATTCTATTGAAAACTGAAAGACTTAATGAACAAGTTTTACTAGCTTTGTAACAATTTTACCAATTTACAATTTCTATCATAATATATGTCTTGCAATTACCATTTTCTGTACTTCAGACGTTCCTTCACCGATTTCCAACAATTTCGCATCACGTAAAAAGCGCTCTACTTCATATTCTTTCATATAACCGTAGCCGCCATGAATTTGAATTGCTTCATCGCAAACTTCCATCGCCATCTCGGAAGCATAGTATTTTGCGATAGCAGCTTCTTTTCCGAAAGGACGCCCCTGATCTTTCAGCCATGCCGCTTTATATACAAATGTCCGCGCTAATTGTATTTTTACCTCCATATCAGCCAATTTAAACTGTGTTGCCTGAAACTCCGCCAGTGCCTTTCCGAATTGCTTGCGTTCTTTTGCATATTGAACCGCTTTATTTAATGCGCCCTGTGCGATTCCGACAGCCATTGCCGCAATACCGATCCGGCCGCCATCCAGCGTCGTTAAAAACTGTTTAAAGCCATTTCCCCGGACCCCAAGCAAGTTTTCTTCCGGCACCTGGACATTTTCTAAAATCAATTCTGTTGTATTCGAAGCATTTAAGCCCATCTTTTCGTATTCCGACTTGATCGTAAATCCTTTTGCATCAGTTGGGACAATAATCGCGCTAATTTCTTTTTTGTTTCCATCCCGATTTGTGATTGCTGTTAACGCTAAATGTTTGGCATAACTTGCATTTGTAATAAAAACTTTCGACCCGTTAATGACAAATTCTCCATTATCCAACACAGCGGTCGTTTCTGTACCACCTGCATCAGAACCGGCATTAGGCTCTGTTAAACCGAATGCACCGAATGATTCACCCGTACAGATCGGCGTTAAGTATTTTTCCTTCTGCGCCTCCGAACCGAATAAATGCAATGGCGCACCGCCTAATGAAATATGAGCCGAATATGTAATTCCTGTCGAAGCACATGTACGGCTCAACTCTTCTGTAACAATTGCAAAGCTGATTGTATCTGCACCCGCCCCGCCATATTGTTCAGGAAACGGCAGACCCATAATTCCCATATTGGAAAGTTCTTTAAAAATTTCTACTGGGAAGGCTTTCGTTTTATCACGCTCGACCGCTCCTGGTGCCACTACTTCATCCGAAAACTCACGTATCATCTTTTGTAACATCGCTTGCTCTGTTGTTAAATCAAAATGCATACCATTCATCCTCTCAGCCTATTTCACTTCAACTCTATTGTAATCTAAAAATATGTATTTTTACAGAAAATATATGTATTTTGCAGAGTATTTTGTAAAACAGACACAAAAAAGCTATGCATAGAAGTTCCAAAACTTCCGCATAGCTTCAAAGAATAGTATAAGGTATATGTATGATTTTGAACTTCCTATAGAAAATAAATCCATGCACTAATGATGGCAATCAAACCAAGAATGCCTGAAATCGTAAAATAAATGATCTTCAGCATGATGCCGCTTAACAGCCAAAAGACACAGTTTACAATAAGGATGATATAAAGCATTTCATTGTTGCCGGCGAAATACGTTGTACTCACTTTCAATGTCACACCTAAAATGGATAAAGCGGTCGCCAGCTGCAACATCACTGCCATTAGATGATTTCTTTTTGCAAAATAGATAGCCCCGATCAGAGAGCCTGCGGCAAATACCGCGGCAACTGCAATGACAACCCATTCGAACTGCATCGTAAACAGCAGCAATAAAATAACCATTGCAATGATCGGGAAAAACATCGATACATTGCGGTTTCTGCGTTTTTCGACATTTATGACGGCATTTTTGGATTTCCCTGCAATCTCTTCTTGATGGTTTCCTTCCGAATAAAGGGTCATCAAAAAGTCGCAATAATGTTCCGGTAACATTTTATTTTGTTTCCAGAACGTAATTTCATTCATAATAATTTGTTTTTTAGGATTTGACATCATTTCGCTCCAAATCTGTTTTTATATGCTCTATCATATTGTAAATAATTCCTGCATGAACAACATCGGTAAAAAGCAATACCCTTATTCTCGGAAAATAGTAATTACCTGCAATAGTTACACAAAAAAAGATGAAGAGTAATATACTCCTTCATCTTTTCCCTGTTTAGCTTATTCTAAGAAATCTTTTAAGCGTTTTGAGCGAGATGGATGACGCAGTTTACGTAATGCTTTCGCCTCGATTTGACGAATACGTTCACGTGTAACGCCAAACACTTTACCTACTTCTTCCAAAGTGCGCGTACGGCCATCATCTAAACCGAAACGTAAACGCAATACGTTTTCTTCACGGTCTGTTAATGTATCCAGCACGTCTTCCAACTGCTCCTTCAATAACTCATATGCTGCGTGATCAGAAGGAGATTGTGCTTCCGAGTCTTCAATGAAATCACCTAAATGCGAATCATCTTCTTCCCCAATTGGTGTTTCCAATGATACAGGCTCTTGGGCAATCTTTAGAATTTCACGAACTTTTTCAGGTGTTAAATCCATTTCCTCCCCAATTTCCTCCGGAGAAGGTTCACGACCTAAATCCTGAAGAAGCTGACGTTGTACACGGATTAATTTGTTGATTGTTTCAACCATGTGTACCGGAATACGGATAGTACGTGCCTGGTCGGCAATCGCACGTGTAATTGCTTGACGAATCCACCAAGTTGCATAAGTCGAGAACTTGAACCCTTTACGGTGGTCGAATTTTTCAACCGCTTTGATCAGACCCATGTTTCCTTCCTGAATAAGATCCAGGAACAGCATTCCACGGCCTACATAGCGTTTTGCAATCGAAACTACAAGACGTAAGTTAGCTTCGGCCAGACGTTTACGTGCTTCTTCGTCACCTTGTTCGATACGTTCCGCTAAACGGATTTCCTGGTCTGCAGAAAGTAAATCCACACGTCCGATTTCTTTTAAATACATACGTACCGGGTCATTAATTTTAACGCCAGGAGGAACACTTAAATCATTTAAGTCGAAAGCTTCTTCGCTTGATTCTTGCTTAGATAGCGCTTCTTCTTCAAATTCTTCTTTTCCTTCAACTGTTATATCATTTTTTTCGATTTCATCGGCAAAGTTGAAAATCTCTTCATTCTCCAGTTCAAAAAATGCTAATGTTTCAGAGATTTCCTTCATTGACATTTCGCCAACCTGTTTTGCTTTAGCTAAAAGTTGCTTTTTTACCTGCTCTAATGAAACCCCGTTTACTACCGTATCTTTTGAATGTTTTGACTTGTCCGCCATAAACCTTCCTCCTTCTAAAAACAAATCGCGTTAAACGCCCATTTTTATCTTTCTATTTAAGTTAATTATTTGTTGGGCAATCTCAAGTGCTCGTCTATGCTCATGCATTTTTTCTGCTTCTTTTTGATCGTGCTTTAATTGTTCAATCTTTAGTTCTAATCGGCGTTTTTCGATTTGCTTTAAACAATCTATTATTTCCGCTTCACCATTATCAGGGTCACGTTCAAGTAACGCAGCATCCATCACAATTTTTCTTAAATCATGATCATCCAACACTTCGACGAATCGATGGAAATCAGCCATTTCATATTCTTCATAAAAACCAATTAAACGAACAAATACGGATAAATATTCCTCATGAATGAAAGGTTCGTTATTTCCCTCTCTGAGAACTTTATTCACAATATTTACATCATGCAACATATGTGCTAAAAGTATACTTTCCGCACGGTCTGTTGCATCTTTTTTACGCTCCCTTTGGAGAAGAGGCGTTGGTTCTTCCACCATTTTTTGATCGCGTTTCTGCTCTTTTACATTATCCGCGACCATTTTTCTTAATTGGGTACTGATCGCCTCTTGGGAAATATTTGTTTCATTTGCCAATTGACGAATGTATAAATCACGTTCAGTTGGAGAAGTATTATTTTTTAATGTTTCCAGAACTTCTTGAATGTATTGAAGTGTGTCATTTTCAAATTGAAAATTTTTGCCGCGTTTCGCATGCATCATCATAAATGCAATATAAGCGTGCGGCTTTTCTATTATTTGATTTTTAAATGCCTCTTGTCCGTGTGTACGAATGTATTCGTCCGGATCAAGTTTATCTGGTAAAACAGCGACCTCAACTTTAATCTGTTCTTGATGAAGCATTTGTGCAGCACGCTTGGCGGCCTCAAAACCAGCATTATCACCATCATAGCAAATCGTAATTTGCTGAACTAAGCGTTTGAGCTTTGTAATATGCTGGGGCGTAAGAGACGTACCCATCGTTGCTACAGCATTGTATATACCTGCTTGGTTTGCTGCTAAAACATCAATAAAGCCTTCCATTAAAATTACTTGTCTTGATTTACGGATAGATGCCCGCGCCTTATCCAAATTATAAAGTACTTGACTTTTATGGAAGATCGGCGTTTCAGGACTATTTAAGTACTTAGCATCTTCGCCATCGGAATTTAAAATCCTGCCTGAAAATGCAATCGTTTTTCCATTTTCATCTCGGATCGGAAACATAATCCGTCCTCGGAAACGGTCAAAGTAGCTGTCTTCACTTTCTTTACGAATGATCAGACCGCTTTCGGCCATTTCTTCAAGATCATATCCTTTGCGCTCCAGTAGGATTGACAGCGTGTCCCAATTCGGCAACGCCCATCCTATCTGATGTGTTTCGATTTGCTCACGTGTAAATCCTCTTTCAAGCAAATAATTTAATGCAGGTTCGCCATCTTCTGTATTCATTAAAATATGATGATAAAACTCCACTGCAAACGTATGAGCCTCTCGCATTTGCTGCTCTTTTTTTGAAATGGGCGAATTCGACATCGATTGCTCAGTCGACAATTCCATTTCAAGCGGGATTCCCGCACGTTGACTTAGTTTAATGAGTGCATCCGGAAACGACAGATGTTCCATATCCATTACAAAAGTAATGGCGTTTCCTCCTGCCCCACAGCCAAAACAGTGAAATATCTGTTTATCGCTGGATACTGAAAAAGAGGGTGTTTGCTCACCATGGAATGGACATAATCCAAAATAGTTGCGCCCTCTTTTCGTTAACTGCATATAATCGCTAATGACATCGACTATATCGGACTGCGAGCGAATTTGTTCAATCACATGTTCGGGTATTTTTCCAGCCACATTATCACCATCTACAGTATTCGAGATAAATTACAAATATCCTCTAAAATACGACAAAATTTCTTATACAAATTTGTAATTACCCTATAATAATTATTTTTACCACAATTTTATTATTATAAAACAAAAAGACTATTGTTGCTATATAATTTCAAAAAAATAATCAGAATATAACTAAAAATGTCGAAATTCAGCGATATATGCAAGCTTATTC
This window of the Solibacillus isronensis genome carries:
- a CDS encoding tRNA (adenine(22)-N(1))-methyltransferase — translated: MNAQKLSKRLETVASFVPTGAIVADIGSDHAYLPCYLVHKGIAARAVAGEVVKGPYESAVKQVRTEGLTDKITVRMADGLAAVEEADEITAVTIAGMGGPLIVSILEKHPQALKTVTRLILQPNIHAKAIREWAMANGWAIQDEVILEEDGKIYEVLVLQRGEMKLNEAQTLLGPKLMETKVPVFIEKWSREIANWQRVQQAISEAEKTPENQEKYEQLTHYIKMVQEAIA
- a CDS encoding c-type cytochrome; its protein translation is MRNNPLIPYVLIMAFGIGLIFFMSFEGAADKNSADGEHSGETAELNGEDIAQKNCISCHGGDLTGGGGPSIVGLDAEHIKDYALNGSENGNMPPILKNEAEADAVAEYISGL
- a CDS encoding Nif3-like dinuclear metal center hexameric protein, producing MKSVNGNEIIQLFESWSPKKYACMPNDPIGLAIGTLNKPISKVLVTLDVTNEVVDEAIDNGCELIIAHHPPIFMKLSNLRTDNPKGALYEKCLKNDIAVYAAHTNLDVAPGGVNDLLADALKLEDRKILEVTFEEKMMKLAVFVPVDDADALREVLAKAGAGRLGHYEACSYTLQGKGRFRATEGADPAVGEIGELHIEEEEKVEVVFPRSMKNKILKAMLNNHPYEEPAYDLFTMDVDTNEQGLGRIGKLKQPMTLREFAEFVKVQLDVPCLRAVGPLDRIVQKVAVVGGDGNKYIRTAKYAGADVFVTGDIGFHMAQDAEVDGLSIIDPGHHVEKVMIKGVAEKMASLCEDQKLPVEFIQSKINTEPFQFI
- a CDS encoding acyl-CoA dehydrogenase family protein — protein: MHFDLTTEQAMLQKMIREFSDEVVAPGAVERDKTKAFPVEIFKELSNMGIMGLPFPEQYGGAGADTISFAIVTEELSRTCASTGITYSAHISLGGAPLHLFGSEAQKEKYLTPICTGESFGAFGLTEPNAGSDAGGTETTAVLDNGEFVINGSKVFITNASYAKHLALTAITNRDGNKKEISAIIVPTDAKGFTIKSEYEKMGLNASNTTELILENVQVPEENLLGVRGNGFKQFLTTLDGGRIGIAAMAVGIAQGALNKAVQYAKERKQFGKALAEFQATQFKLADMEVKIQLARTFVYKAAWLKDQGRPFGKEAAIAKYYASEMAMEVCDEAIQIHGGYGYMKEYEVERFLRDAKLLEIGEGTSEVQKMVIARHIL
- the rpoD gene encoding RNA polymerase sigma factor RpoD gives rise to the protein MADKSKHSKDTVVNGVSLEQVKKQLLAKAKQVGEMSMKEISETLAFFELENEEIFNFADEIEKNDITVEGKEEFEEEALSKQESSEEAFDLNDLSVPPGVKINDPVRMYLKEIGRVDLLSADQEIRLAERIEQGDEEARKRLAEANLRLVVSIAKRYVGRGMLFLDLIQEGNMGLIKAVEKFDHRKGFKFSTYATWWIRQAITRAIADQARTIRIPVHMVETINKLIRVQRQLLQDLGREPSPEEIGEEMDLTPEKVREILKIAQEPVSLETPIGEEDDSHLGDFIEDSEAQSPSDHAAYELLKEQLEDVLDTLTDREENVLRLRFGLDDGRTRTLEEVGKVFGVTRERIRQIEAKALRKLRHPSRSKRLKDFLE
- the dnaG gene encoding DNA primase, with protein sequence MAGKIPEHVIEQIRSQSDIVDVISDYMQLTKRGRNYFGLCPFHGEQTPSFSVSSDKQIFHCFGCGAGGNAITFVMDMEHLSFPDALIKLSQRAGIPLEMELSTEQSMSNSPISKKEQQMREAHTFAVEFYHHILMNTEDGEPALNYLLERGFTREQIETHQIGWALPNWDTLSILLERKGYDLEEMAESGLIIRKESEDSYFDRFRGRIMFPIRDENGKTIAFSGRILNSDGEDAKYLNSPETPIFHKSQVLYNLDKARASIRKSRQVILMEGFIDVLAANQAGIYNAVATMGTSLTPQHITKLKRLVQQITICYDGDNAGFEAAKRAAQMLHQEQIKVEVAVLPDKLDPDEYIRTHGQEAFKNQIIEKPHAYIAFMMMHAKRGKNFQFENDTLQYIQEVLETLKNNTSPTERDLYIRQLANETNISQEAISTQLRKMVADNVKEQKRDQKMVEEPTPLLQRERKKDATDRAESILLAHMLHDVNIVNKVLREGNNEPFIHEEYLSVFVRLIGFYEEYEMADFHRFVEVLDDHDLRKIVMDAALLERDPDNGEAEIIDCLKQIEKRRLELKIEQLKHDQKEAEKMHEHRRALEIAQQIINLNRKIKMGV